One Sodalinema gerasimenkoae IPPAS B-353 DNA segment encodes these proteins:
- a CDS encoding FAD-dependent oxidoreductase translates to MTLPTGKSASFWIDSTPTSTFSPFINNLVVDVAIVGAGIAGLTAATLLKRAGKTVAVIESKRVAMGVSGHTTAKVTSLHQLIYADLIQQLGEDKARLYGESNQAAMEQVAQLVKEEQIDCDFSRQSAYTFADSPEQLSQVEAEVEAAIKLGLPASFVKETSLPFAIEGAVKFENQAQFHVRNYLLHLAETIPGNGSYLFDDTRVETVDEDSPCQVKTTKGVLKAKDVIVTTNLPILDQGLFFAKSYPKRSYIVAASIDPAKAPDGMFIGIGKHSRSLRTTPYNDGVLLLIGGESHKTGKISQTEERYLPLEEYGRTQFGIDTFDYRWSTQDMVSFDKLPYIGKLTPFNNHIYVATGFSLWGMTKGTLSAMILSDLILGKSNPWADLYDATRATPFVSETSIKENLDVGKHWIGDRLKGLNNSSFSDVSNGEGKLLTRDWDKVAAYRDEQGSIHAVSAVCPHLGCIVNWNSAEKSWDCPCHGSRFSCDGQILHGPAVKELERIE, encoded by the coding sequence ATGACTTTACCTACTGGAAAATCGGCTTCATTTTGGATTGATTCAACGCCAACCTCTACATTTTCTCCTTTTATTAATAATCTCGTGGTCGATGTAGCGATTGTTGGTGCCGGAATCGCTGGACTGACCGCTGCAACCCTGTTAAAGCGTGCGGGTAAAACTGTTGCGGTGATTGAGTCAAAACGAGTTGCCATGGGTGTGAGCGGTCATACAACGGCAAAGGTAACTTCCCTGCATCAGTTAATCTATGCCGATCTAATTCAGCAATTGGGAGAAGACAAAGCCCGCCTGTATGGAGAGTCTAACCAAGCAGCAATGGAGCAGGTGGCTCAACTGGTTAAAGAAGAACAAATTGATTGTGATTTTAGCCGTCAAAGTGCTTACACCTTTGCGGATTCTCCAGAACAGTTGAGTCAAGTTGAAGCTGAGGTGGAGGCGGCAATTAAACTGGGACTTCCCGCCTCATTTGTCAAAGAGACCTCACTCCCCTTTGCCATTGAAGGAGCGGTTAAGTTTGAAAATCAAGCCCAGTTTCATGTCCGTAACTATTTACTCCATTTAGCTGAAACAATTCCCGGTAATGGTAGCTATTTGTTTGACGATACGCGAGTGGAGACCGTTGATGAAGACAGCCCTTGTCAAGTTAAAACGACCAAGGGGGTACTTAAAGCCAAAGATGTCATCGTCACCACAAATTTACCCATTCTGGATCAAGGACTGTTTTTTGCGAAATCCTATCCGAAACGTTCTTATATTGTCGCCGCTTCGATTGATCCAGCCAAAGCACCTGATGGTATGTTTATTGGCATCGGGAAGCATTCTCGATCGCTACGGACAACGCCCTACAATGACGGTGTACTCTTGCTGATTGGGGGCGAGAGTCATAAAACGGGTAAAATTTCTCAGACAGAGGAACGGTATCTGCCGCTAGAAGAGTATGGTCGCACCCAGTTTGGCATAGATACCTTCGACTATCGCTGGTCAACTCAGGATATGGTATCTTTCGACAAGTTACCCTACATTGGCAAGTTGACCCCGTTCAACAATCATATTTATGTTGCCACGGGATTTAGTCTCTGGGGTATGACCAAGGGTACCTTATCGGCGATGATCCTGTCTGATCTGATCTTAGGGAAATCCAATCCCTGGGCAGATCTATATGATGCCACTCGTGCCACTCCCTTTGTCTCAGAAACCTCGATCAAAGAGAATCTGGATGTGGGTAAGCATTGGATTGGCGATCGCTTGAAGGGATTAAATAACTCCTCTTTTTCTGATGTTAGCAACGGGGAAGGGAAATTACTCACCCGTGATTGGGACAAAGTCGCTGCGTATCGAGATGAACAGGGTTCAATCCATGCAGTTTCCGCCGTTTGCCCTCATTTAGGCTGTATTGTTAACTGGAATAGTGCTGAGAAGAGTTGGGATTGTCCCTGTCACGGTTCCCGCTTTAGCTGTGATGGACAAATTCTCCATGGACCAGCGGTTAAGGAACTGGAACGGATTGAATAA
- a CDS encoding DUF262 domain-containing protein yields the protein MTELIDEQIDIKIGEVRTESIDLSFGEIINLYSQKELIIQPEYQRLFRWSNQQKSRLIESILLELPIPQIFTIENSDGVLELIDGLQRLSSVIQFIDASVLDFTDVEGETLNPLTLEGCDQISELNNLTFEDLPLRLKLRIKRSSVRTVIIRRQSKSFLRYAMFKRLNTGGSILAPQEIRNCSSRMLGESGIKFYTFLQEKSSYPNFRTCIDTLSQLEKEQKGDEELVLRFFAAKNAQDLFRGSVRDWLDTYMEDILLEKIQFDYSAETQDFNRLFDYLSQILGSGAFVRYRDQSPIGALAPAYFEAVTIGVFRILEKLHTLDDSLVRTEIIKIVQSETFKDNVGPGAGTKTKLSNRIRYIQDGLAQLPD from the coding sequence ATGACGGAATTAATAGACGAACAAATAGATATCAAAATTGGTGAAGTTCGCACTGAATCCATTGATCTTAGCTTCGGAGAAATCATAAACTTATATTCTCAGAAAGAACTCATTATTCAACCCGAATATCAAAGATTGTTCAGATGGTCCAATCAACAAAAGTCTCGTTTGATTGAATCGATACTCCTTGAGTTGCCGATACCACAAATATTTACGATTGAGAACTCAGATGGTGTTTTGGAATTAATTGATGGCTTACAGCGCCTTAGCTCTGTGATTCAATTCATTGATGCTAGTGTGCTAGATTTTACTGATGTGGAGGGAGAAACGTTAAACCCTCTAACGTTAGAGGGTTGTGATCAAATCTCAGAATTGAATAATCTGACATTTGAGGATTTGCCGTTGAGACTTAAGCTTAGGATAAAAAGATCCTCTGTAAGAACAGTGATTATTAGACGGCAAAGCAAGTCATTTCTCCGTTATGCAATGTTCAAAAGGTTAAATACTGGGGGATCGATTCTAGCGCCACAGGAAATCCGCAACTGTTCTTCTAGGATGCTGGGTGAGTCAGGTATAAAATTTTATACATTTCTACAAGAAAAATCCTCCTATCCAAACTTTAGGACTTGCATAGATACATTATCCCAATTAGAAAAAGAACAAAAGGGTGACGAAGAGCTTGTTTTAAGATTTTTTGCCGCTAAAAATGCTCAAGATCTCTTCCGAGGAAGCGTGAGAGATTGGTTAGACACATACATGGAAGACATCTTACTGGAAAAAATACAATTTGATTATTCCGCTGAAACGCAAGATTTTAATAGATTATTTGATTACTTAAGCCAAATTCTTGGCAGTGGTGCTTTTGTCCGATATCGCGATCAATCACCAATTGGTGCTTTGGCTCCTGCATACTTTGAAGCCGTTACCATTGGAGTATTTAGGATACTAGAAAAACTACATACGTTGGATGATTCTTTGGTTAGGACTGAAATTATTAAGATCGTCCAATCAGAAACATTTAAAGATAATGTTGGTCCTGGAGCTGGCACGAAAACCAAGCTCTCTAATAGGATTAGATATATTCAAGACGGTTTGGCTCAGCTTCCGGACTGA
- a CDS encoding histidine kinase yields the protein MSPTYADAARDDMVASPNFNTYPNAVLQLLLFVDRRSSSQEELKRIRGYLDSVKSDGNFALEVIDVSEQPYLAEHFKLIATPTLIKVHPEPRHSLTGSNLVSQLDHCWGKWQQSAHEYSDRCPTTIHDGQGSVNSCFPSIATSSEIIQLSDEVFRLKQEKEELQEQLRFKDRLISMLAHDLRNPLTSTSIALETLETLSRPDNADKLKANPNLTDRLLQHARTQTRQIEQMIFDVLESARSQDGYLSIVPQQINLAELCQDALNRQWENFETRGLTVQTDLPQDLPDAHADANRVRQVLMNLLDNAAKYTPEGGTISLALLHRTAQKIQVSISDTGPGIPFDKQQRIFDDRVRLERDEQTDGYGLGLSLCMRVVRSHYGQIWVDSQPGQGSTFHFTLPVYRP from the coding sequence ATGTCACCAACCTATGCTGATGCAGCAAGAGATGACATGGTAGCATCTCCTAACTTCAACACCTATCCCAACGCAGTCTTACAACTGCTCCTGTTTGTCGATCGCCGTTCGAGTTCCCAGGAAGAACTCAAGCGCATTCGCGGCTACCTCGACAGCGTAAAATCCGATGGCAATTTTGCCCTAGAGGTGATTGACGTCAGCGAACAGCCCTATCTGGCAGAACATTTTAAACTCATTGCCACCCCAACCCTGATCAAAGTTCATCCCGAACCCCGGCACAGCCTTACTGGCAGTAACCTGGTGTCTCAATTGGACCATTGCTGGGGGAAATGGCAACAGTCGGCCCATGAGTATAGCGATCGCTGTCCCACAACTATTCATGACGGCCAGGGTTCCGTCAACTCCTGTTTTCCCTCCATCGCCACCTCCTCAGAAATTATCCAACTCTCCGACGAAGTCTTCCGCCTCAAACAAGAAAAAGAGGAACTGCAAGAGCAACTACGGTTCAAAGATCGCCTCATATCCATGTTGGCCCATGATCTACGCAACCCCCTCACCTCCACCTCCATCGCCCTAGAAACCCTCGAAACCCTCAGCCGTCCCGACAACGCCGACAAACTCAAAGCCAACCCCAACCTAACCGATCGCCTGCTGCAACACGCCCGCACCCAAACCCGGCAAATCGAGCAAATGATCTTCGATGTCCTCGAAAGCGCCCGCAGTCAAGATGGCTACCTCTCGATTGTGCCGCAACAGATCAACCTTGCCGAACTCTGCCAAGATGCCCTCAATCGCCAATGGGAGAACTTCGAGACACGAGGCTTAACCGTCCAGACTGACTTACCCCAAGACTTACCCGACGCACACGCCGACGCCAACCGGGTGCGACAAGTCTTAATGAACCTCCTCGACAACGCCGCCAAATACACCCCAGAAGGAGGAACCATCTCCCTGGCCTTACTCCATCGCACCGCCCAGAAAATCCAAGTCAGCATCAGCGACACCGGCCCCGGCATCCCCTTTGACAAACAACAGCGAATTTTCGATGATCGCGTGCGCCTCGAACGGGATGAACAAACCGATGGCTATGGCCTGGGGTTATCCCTTTGTATGCGGGTCGTGCGATCGCACTACGGACAAATCTGGGTCGACTCCCAACCGGGACAGGGGAGTACCTTTCACTTCACCCTGCCCGTCTATCGCCCCTAG
- a CDS encoding WD40 repeat domain-containing protein: protein MNQRRKHIEETLKLLHQKLSALERELVVASSPTIKFELQHRIDNEIKPQIARYEAEYQQLLSPVYSNSPTQQSSLQNKTLRKHSELVKSVAVSPIGQIVASGGADKTVNLWDLKTGNLLRTLTGHSSPILSVKFSPDGMTLATASNLEAGSSNIKIWDVQTGELKKNVGGNLINLRSSCLAFSPDGEILASGNIDATIKLWKVRTGELETTLKGHGWDVNSVEFSQNGRYLVSGGLDGAIKVWNWRNARLLKTFNRPSPEDFVGSLVAWFDSSVGAIYSVTIDPDGTIIASGGAEQPIILWEISTGKIVKTFTEHTGSVFSVCFSPNGQLLASGGDDNTIRIWDVATGEVRQTFNHLGPVYSVAFSPDGKTLASGSRDTTVKIWEIED, encoded by the coding sequence ATGAATCAGCGTAGAAAACATATAGAAGAAACACTCAAGCTACTTCATCAAAAACTATCCGCTCTTGAGCGAGAACTGGTGGTAGCTTCCAGTCCTACTATCAAATTTGAACTCCAACATCGTATTGATAATGAAATAAAACCTCAAATTGCACGTTATGAAGCTGAGTATCAGCAGCTATTGAGTCCAGTATATAGTAACTCCCCAACTCAACAGTCAAGCCTACAGAATAAAACCCTGCGGAAGCATTCAGAGTTAGTCAAATCTGTTGCCGTTAGCCCCATCGGTCAAATTGTAGCCAGTGGCGGTGCTGATAAAACTGTTAATCTCTGGGACTTAAAAACTGGCAATCTTCTCCGTACCCTAACCGGCCATTCAAGCCCTATTCTATCAGTGAAATTCAGCCCTGATGGAATGACCCTAGCAACTGCAAGCAATTTAGAGGCGGGTAGCAGTAATATCAAAATTTGGGACGTTCAAACCGGAGAGCTTAAAAAAAATGTTGGAGGAAATCTAATAAATTTAAGGTCTAGCTGTCTTGCTTTCAGTCCCGATGGAGAAATTTTAGCCAGTGGAAACATTGATGCAACGATTAAACTCTGGAAAGTGAGAACCGGAGAACTTGAGACAACCCTCAAAGGTCATGGCTGGGATGTCAATTCAGTTGAATTTAGTCAGAATGGTCGCTATCTCGTCAGCGGTGGACTTGACGGTGCAATTAAAGTTTGGAATTGGCGTAACGCTCGATTGCTGAAGACGTTTAATCGACCGTCTCCTGAAGATTTCGTCGGTTCTCTAGTTGCCTGGTTTGACTCGTCGGTTGGCGCAATTTATTCCGTTACTATTGACCCAGATGGAACAATTATTGCCAGCGGTGGGGCGGAACAACCCATTATTTTATGGGAAATCTCGACCGGAAAAATTGTCAAGACTTTCACAGAACATACCGGATCTGTTTTCTCGGTTTGCTTTAGCCCAAATGGTCAACTGCTTGCGAGTGGCGGTGATGACAATACTATCAGAATTTGGGATGTTGCAACTGGAGAAGTGCGACAAACATTCAACCATCTAGGTCCAGTTTATTCTGTCGCATTTAGTCCAGATGGGAAGACTCTTGCAAGCGGAAGTAGAGATACGACGGTGAAAATCTGGGAAATTGAAGATTAG
- the speE gene encoding polyamine aminopropyltransferase: MAGSDVKADLWITEYITPWDIYIHGVTKLLAFQHTQYQEMHIVETGAYGKALVLDGKWQSCTGDEFLYHEPLVHPACLAHGNPRKVLILGGGEGATLREVLRWTTVEQAVMVDIDGDVVAACRQHLPEMHQNSFDDPRAELVIGDALQYLDETQVQWDVVISDLSDPIEEGPSFQLFTKEYFQQIRDVLSPQGQFVVQAGPVAPEELQLHARIVNTLKDIFPQVQSYHSHVPTYASPWGFALASQEGFKASAEEIDRCLAEKTTGGLRMFDGITWLGLSSLPLHLRQAIERETEVYTKAQPPKFFGKGVAKG, translated from the coding sequence ATGGCAGGTAGTGACGTTAAAGCTGACCTCTGGATTACGGAGTATATTACCCCCTGGGATATCTACATTCATGGGGTGACAAAACTCTTAGCATTCCAACACACCCAATATCAGGAGATGCACATCGTGGAAACTGGGGCCTATGGAAAGGCGCTGGTTCTCGATGGAAAATGGCAATCTTGTACTGGGGATGAATTTCTCTATCATGAACCCCTGGTTCACCCGGCTTGTTTGGCCCACGGGAACCCCCGCAAGGTGCTGATTCTCGGCGGCGGGGAAGGGGCCACCCTGCGGGAAGTGTTGCGCTGGACGACGGTGGAACAGGCGGTTATGGTGGATATTGATGGGGATGTGGTGGCGGCCTGTCGGCAACATCTGCCGGAAATGCACCAAAACTCCTTTGATGACCCCCGCGCTGAATTGGTGATTGGGGATGCGCTGCAATATCTCGATGAGACTCAGGTGCAGTGGGATGTGGTGATTTCGGACCTCTCAGACCCGATTGAGGAAGGCCCCTCGTTCCAATTGTTTACGAAGGAGTATTTTCAACAGATTCGCGATGTTCTCTCCCCCCAGGGCCAGTTTGTGGTTCAGGCGGGACCCGTTGCACCGGAAGAGTTACAGCTTCATGCGCGAATTGTCAATACCCTGAAGGATATTTTTCCTCAGGTGCAATCCTATCACTCCCATGTTCCCACCTATGCCTCTCCTTGGGGCTTTGCGTTGGCGTCTCAGGAGGGGTTTAAGGCTTCTGCTGAGGAGATTGACCGTTGTTTGGCTGAAAAAACAACGGGGGGCCTGCGGATGTTTGATGGGATTACCTGGTTGGGCCTGAGTTCTCTGCCGCTACATCTGCGTCAGGCGATTGAACGGGAGACAGAAGTCTATACGAAGGCCCAGCCGCCGAAGTTCTTTGGTAAAGGGGTGGCTAAGGGTTAA
- a CDS encoding DUF2079 domain-containing protein — MGVTSLKNPWFRVAIAAAMVFFLVSLTITLHRYYTFYASYDQGIFNQVFWNNSQGRFFQSSLSSALSTNVVHQGEFPTVFYQRLGQHFTPALLFWLPIYSLFPSPVTLTVLQVILVTAAGLVLYVLARQHLDSPLAALITLSFYCANAVLGPTWANFHDICQIPLFTFTLLLAMEKRWWGLFWAVAIAILLVREDSGIGLFGVGAYMLLSRRFPARGAVVCLLGFGYIVGLTNLIMPLFSEDISERFMMERFGQYAEGDSATTLEILWGMLSQPFHLIGQIFTPFGRTMSYLLGQWLPFAFVPAASGGAWAIAGFPLFKLFVAQGQSVLAINIRYAMTVVPGLCYGAILWWSVRPQVFKTPNIRRFWVFCLTLSVMVTIGGNPNRSLSFLIPDSIDPWVHVPITRQWRHAGAIYPLLAQVPEDAGVAATTYIIPHLSSRREILRFPQMELLTDAGVVERMEYILVDLWRLQTYQVAFRHDRARLAVMVPKLQGLSESGEYGILDWGDGVILLGKGQVGEPEAEAAWETWRSQYESENMALYQALD; from the coding sequence ATGGGAGTCACGTCACTCAAAAATCCTTGGTTTCGAGTCGCGATCGCAGCGGCGATGGTGTTTTTCTTGGTGAGTCTCACCATTACACTGCATCGCTACTACACATTCTACGCCTCTTACGACCAGGGAATTTTTAACCAAGTGTTCTGGAATAACAGCCAGGGACGGTTTTTCCAGAGTTCCCTCTCCTCGGCGTTATCCACAAATGTGGTCCACCAGGGCGAGTTCCCGACGGTGTTCTACCAACGCCTGGGACAACATTTCACCCCGGCGTTACTGTTTTGGCTTCCCATTTACAGTCTCTTTCCCTCCCCGGTGACGCTGACGGTGTTACAAGTCATTCTTGTCACCGCAGCGGGATTGGTTCTCTATGTTCTAGCGCGACAACACCTCGATTCGCCTCTGGCGGCCTTGATTACCCTCAGCTTCTATTGCGCCAATGCGGTATTGGGGCCAACTTGGGCGAATTTCCATGATATCTGTCAGATTCCCCTGTTTACCTTCACCCTGCTGTTGGCGATGGAGAAACGCTGGTGGGGGCTGTTTTGGGCGGTGGCGATCGCCATCCTGCTGGTTCGTGAAGATTCAGGAATTGGCCTGTTTGGGGTGGGGGCCTATATGCTGCTGAGTCGTCGGTTTCCGGCGCGGGGAGCGGTGGTGTGCCTGCTGGGGTTTGGCTACATCGTGGGGTTGACCAATTTGATTATGCCCTTGTTTTCCGAGGATATTTCCGAACGCTTTATGATGGAACGCTTCGGACAATATGCTGAGGGAGACAGTGCAACCACGTTAGAGATTCTCTGGGGGATGCTGAGTCAGCCGTTTCATTTGATTGGGCAGATTTTCACCCCTTTTGGCCGCACCATGAGTTATTTATTAGGACAGTGGCTTCCCTTTGCCTTTGTTCCGGCGGCTTCCGGTGGGGCCTGGGCGATCGCCGGTTTTCCGCTCTTTAAGCTATTTGTAGCTCAGGGACAGTCGGTGTTAGCGATTAATATCCGCTATGCGATGACGGTGGTTCCGGGACTCTGTTATGGGGCGATTCTTTGGTGGTCCGTGCGTCCGCAGGTGTTCAAAACTCCCAACATTCGCCGCTTTTGGGTTTTCTGTCTAACCCTCTCAGTGATGGTGACCATTGGCGGAAACCCCAACCGCAGTTTATCGTTTCTGATTCCCGATTCCATTGACCCCTGGGTTCATGTTCCCATCACTCGCCAATGGCGTCATGCTGGGGCCATCTATCCGCTGCTGGCCCAGGTTCCCGAGGATGCGGGTGTGGCGGCGACGACCTATATTATTCCCCATTTGTCCAGTCGTCGGGAGATTTTGCGCTTTCCCCAGATGGAGTTGTTGACGGATGCAGGGGTTGTCGAGCGGATGGAGTATATTTTGGTGGATTTATGGCGTTTGCAAACCTATCAAGTGGCGTTCCGCCATGATCGCGCTCGTTTGGCGGTGATGGTTCCGAAGTTGCAAGGTTTGAGTGAGAGTGGGGAGTATGGGATTTTGGATTGGGGTGATGGGGTGATTCTGCTGGGGAAAGGACAAGTCGGTGAACCGGAGGCTGAGGCGGCTTGGGAGACGTGGCGATCGCAGTATGAATCGGAGAATATGGCGTTGTATCAGGCTCTGGATTAG
- a CDS encoding phosphoglycerate kinase — protein sequence MSKKTVANLSSAELSGKRVLVRADFNVPLDDTGKITDDTRIRAALPTILDLTGKGAKVILISHFGRPKGQVNESMRLTPVGVRLSELLGKNVTKCDDCVGDAVKAAVDSLADGDVLLLENARFYAGEEANDPEFAKQLGELADVYVNDAFGTAHRAHASTEGVTKYVDTCVAGYLIEKELKFLQNAIENPQRPLAAIVGGSKVSSKIGVIDTLLEKVDKLFIGGGMIFTFYKARGLSVGKSLVEEDKLELAKSLEAKAKERGVELLLPTDVVLADNFAPDANDQTVAVESIPDGWMGLDIGPDSIKTFQAALEQCKSVIWNGPMGVFEFDKFAKGTEAIAQTLAGLTEKGTITIIGGGDSVAAVEKVGVAEKMSHISTGGGASLELLEGKVLPGIAALDDA from the coding sequence GTGTCTAAGAAAACTGTAGCAAATTTGTCCTCAGCCGAGTTATCTGGCAAGCGTGTCCTCGTCCGTGCGGATTTCAACGTCCCCCTCGATGATACGGGTAAAATCACCGATGACACTCGGATTCGCGCTGCCCTCCCCACGATTCTCGACTTGACGGGTAAAGGCGCGAAAGTCATCCTCATCAGTCACTTTGGCCGCCCCAAAGGCCAGGTGAATGAGTCGATGCGTCTGACTCCGGTTGGGGTGCGTCTCTCGGAATTACTGGGTAAGAACGTCACCAAGTGCGATGACTGTGTCGGTGATGCGGTGAAAGCCGCTGTGGACAGTCTCGCCGATGGGGATGTCTTGCTTCTGGAGAACGCCCGCTTCTATGCTGGAGAGGAAGCCAATGATCCTGAGTTTGCCAAACAACTGGGAGAGTTGGCCGATGTCTATGTCAATGATGCCTTCGGAACCGCCCACCGCGCCCACGCCTCCACGGAAGGGGTGACGAAGTATGTGGATACCTGTGTGGCGGGTTATCTGATTGAGAAGGAACTGAAATTCCTGCAAAATGCCATTGAGAATCCCCAACGTCCTTTGGCGGCGATCGTGGGTGGCTCGAAAGTCTCCAGTAAAATTGGGGTGATTGATACGCTGTTAGAGAAGGTGGACAAGCTGTTCATCGGCGGCGGTATGATTTTCACCTTCTACAAAGCCCGAGGTTTGAGTGTTGGTAAGTCTTTGGTGGAAGAAGACAAACTGGAGTTGGCTAAGTCCCTCGAAGCCAAAGCCAAGGAACGGGGGGTTGAGTTATTGCTGCCTACCGATGTGGTTTTGGCGGACAACTTCGCCCCTGATGCCAATGACCAAACGGTTGCCGTTGAGTCGATTCCTGATGGTTGGATGGGCTTAGATATTGGTCCTGATTCCATTAAAACGTTCCAAGCAGCATTGGAACAGTGCAAATCGGTGATTTGGAATGGTCCGATGGGCGTGTTTGAGTTTGATAAGTTTGCTAAAGGGACTGAGGCGATCGCGCAAACTCTAGCCGGTTTAACGGAGAAAGGAACCATCACGATTATCGGCGGTGGTGACTCGGTGGCGGCTGTGGAAAAAGTGGGTGTGGCTGAGAAAATGAGCCACATTTCCACCGGAGGCGGTGCCAGTTTAGAACTCCTTGAAGGGAAGGTTCTGCCGGGGATTGCTGCCCTCGACGACGCTTAA
- a CDS encoding universal stress protein, giving the protein MFKSVLFPVDGSRESREAAVVVADIVKTYQAKLTILSVVEPPEEGQEPTPNNSPEAIANLLKSAQEVFAQQGIEAEAVERQGKAAFTICDVADELDMDLIVMGSRGTGLTDEGAAESVTNLTINLSPCPVLVVP; this is encoded by the coding sequence ATGTTTAAAAGTGTATTATTCCCGGTCGATGGTAGCCGCGAATCCCGTGAGGCGGCAGTTGTTGTCGCCGATATCGTCAAAACCTATCAAGCTAAACTCACCATTCTCTCAGTGGTGGAACCTCCCGAAGAAGGACAAGAACCAACACCCAACAACTCCCCCGAGGCCATTGCCAATCTCCTCAAAAGCGCCCAGGAGGTGTTTGCCCAGCAAGGTATTGAAGCCGAGGCCGTTGAACGGCAAGGGAAGGCGGCGTTTACCATTTGCGATGTGGCCGATGAACTGGATATGGATTTGATTGTCATGGGCAGTCGTGGCACCGGCTTAACCGATGAAGGGGCCGCTGAAAGTGTCACGAATCTGACCATCAATCTCTCTCCCTGTCCAGTCTTGGTAGTTCCCTAA
- a CDS encoding DUF433 domain-containing protein, whose product MDYQNIITIEPGKRSGKPCIRGMRITVYDILEYLAGGMTETEILEDFSELTSEDIKACLSFAADREEK is encoded by the coding sequence ATGGACTACCAAAACATTATTACAATTGAGCCTGGAAAACGCAGTGGCAAGCCATGCATTAGAGGAATGCGAATCACAGTCTATGATATTTTAGAATATCTAGCAGGTGGAATGACTGAAACAGAAATTTTAGAAGATTTCTCAGAACTCACCTCAGAAGATATTAAAGCTTGTCTTAGTTTTGCAGCTGACCGTGAGGAAAAATGA
- a CDS encoding XisI protein has translation MDTINADRQIVQQVISHYAKLRPSHGQIRLETVFDEKQDRYALMQVGWDRGRRVRGNLIYIVLRDGKVVIEYDGMEAGITQDLIEQGIPEERLVLGFLDESPVTLSA, from the coding sequence ATGGATACCATAAACGCCGATCGCCAAATCGTCCAACAGGTTATCTCTCACTATGCCAAACTTCGTCCGTCTCATGGTCAAATTCGATTGGAGACGGTATTTGACGAAAAGCAAGATCGTTATGCACTGATGCAGGTGGGTTGGGACCGAGGTAGACGAGTCCGAGGCAATCTCATCTATATTGTCCTGCGCGACGGCAAAGTCGTCATTGAATATGATGGGATGGAAGCCGGAATTACTCAAGACTTGATTGAGCAAGGCATTCCCGAAGAACGCCTGGTTCTCGGGTTTTTGGACGAGTCCCCGGTGACCCTATCCGCATAA
- a CDS encoding MAE_28990/MAE_18760 family HEPN-like nuclease, with product MSNWASEIEADLNWREAELAAIKSQIITTDRAKKPVRYEALLRAITTLLYAHYEGFCRFAWDLYLDTIQKQNVKRNQCCEEIIKLSLRKRFKELGGDLSPDEVWNFFSNELPALTNDNVEFKIRLKADSNLKPVLLKKNSTDAGLSCSIVDKHEILLRTLVNRRNNIAHGQKDIIKDITEYNKYENAAFEAMYELGISVIDCLDNERYLRPEYRKKVRDSVETHHETKSD from the coding sequence ATGAGTAATTGGGCGAGCGAAATTGAGGCTGATCTGAACTGGAGAGAAGCGGAACTAGCTGCAATTAAAAGTCAAATCATAACAACTGATCGAGCTAAGAAACCTGTAAGATATGAGGCTCTCTTGAGAGCCATAACAACCCTCCTATATGCTCATTATGAAGGTTTTTGCAGATTTGCATGGGATTTATACCTCGATACAATTCAAAAGCAAAATGTTAAGCGCAATCAATGTTGTGAGGAAATCATAAAGCTATCACTAAGAAAACGCTTTAAAGAGCTTGGGGGTGATTTATCGCCAGATGAAGTTTGGAACTTTTTTTCAAACGAGCTTCCAGCGTTAACGAATGATAATGTTGAATTTAAGATTCGCTTAAAAGCAGATAGCAATTTAAAGCCTGTGTTGCTTAAAAAGAACTCAACAGATGCTGGATTGTCATGCTCAATAGTAGATAAACATGAGATTTTACTTAGAACATTAGTAAACAGAAGAAATAATATAGCGCATGGACAGAAAGATATAATTAAGGATATAACTGAGTACAATAAATATGAGAATGCGGCTTTTGAAGCCATGTATGAGTTGGGAATATCTGTAATTGATTGCTTAGACAACGAGAGGTATTTAAGGCCTGAGTACAGAAAAAAAGTTCGAGACTCTGTTGAAACTCATCATGAAACTAAGTCAGATTAG